One Mycobacteriales bacterium genomic window, ACGCGGCCCTCTTCCGGTACCGGCGCGCCGTCAGCGCGCCCGCGACGAAGCCGACGAGGTGAGCGAGGAACGCCACGCCCGACCCGGCCGCGACGCCCGCGCCGGTCGCGTAGACCCACTGGAGGACGAACCACGAGCCGAGCACCAGCCAGGCCGGCAGCGGCACCGGCAGGAAGAACAGGAACGGCAGCAGGCTGATGACCCGCGCCCGCGGGAACAGCACCAGGTACGCGCCGAGCACGCCCGCGATCGCGCCGGACGCGCCGACCACCACGGCGTGCGAGCCGGCGTTGACGAGCGCGAAGCCGTACGTCGCGACGACGCCCCACCCCAGGTAGAAGGCCAGGTAGCGCAGCCGGCCGAGCCGGTCCTCGACGTTGTTGCCGAACACGAACAGGAACAGCATGTTGCCGAGCAGGTGCAGCCAGCCAGCGTGCAGGAACATCGACGTCAGCGCGGAGAGGAACGGCACCTTCGTGTATGGCGGCGGCCCCACGAGGCAGCCGCCCTCCGCCGGGCGGATCGGCACCACGTCGGGCCGGGAGTTCGTCACCAGCTCGTGCGGCACCGCCCCCCAGCGCCGGAAGAACGCCTCCTGCCGGCAGACGCGGGCGTCGCTGCCGTCGTCCAGCAGCGGCGCCGACACGACCGGCGAGACGAGGAAGACCACGACGTTGAGCGCGATCAGCGCCCACGTCACGACCGGCGGGCGCCGGACCGGGTTGCGGTCGTGGACCGGGATGACCACGCGCGGCTCAGGCGGTCGCGCCGGCCTTGGCCGCCGCCTTCATCCGCTGCTTGTACGCGCGCACCTCGAGCAGCGTCTTCGGCCCGGTGATGTCGGCGACGGACATCTTCGAGCCGGCGTCGCCGTAGGGCGCGCAGACCTCGCGCCAGCCGCGCGGGCGGACGCCGAGCTGCTTGCCGAGCAGCGCCATGAAGATCTTCGCCTTCTGCTCGCCGAAGCCGGGCAGCCCCTTGATCCGGCGCAGCAGCTCCTTCGCGTCGCCCGTCGCCCACACGGCGGCGGCGTCGCCGTCGTAGGTCTCCACGAGCACCCGGCACAGCTCCTGCACCCGGCCCGCCATCGAGCCGGGGAACCGGTGCAGCGCGGGCGGCGTCGCGAACAGCGCCGCCAGCGCGTCCGGCTCGTACGCCGCGATCTCCCGCGCGTCGAGGTCGTGCCCGAGGCGCTGGGTCAGCACGTACGGCGAGGAGAACGCCTTCTCCAGCGGGATCTGCTGGTCGAGCACCATCCCGATGAGCAGCGCCAGGGGGTCGCGCGTGAGCAGCGCGTCGGCGGCGGCGTCCTGCGACAGGCACAGCGTCTTCGTCGGCACGACCCGAACGCTAGCCCCGAAGCCCGGCCGTCGCACGCCCGGCGGCCGGGCGGCCCGGCTCAGTGCAGCGGGACCGTCGTCGCCTTGTCGACGCCGACGACGTTGCCGTCCGCGTCGAGCGCGGTGACGCCGTAGGTCATCGTCGGTCCCTGCGCCACCTCGGCGGCGAACGCGTAGAACACCCGGTCGTCCACGCCCGGCACCCGGACGACGCGGGCGGTGTACGTGTGGCCGTTGACGACGCCGCGCACGCTCGCCGCCCGCGGGTCGACGGCGCCGGCGAACAGCCAGTCCGACGGGAACACGCCGGCGACGATCGCCTCCGCGAGGGCCGGCCCGAGCTGCGACGGCGCGCCCTCCCGGGGCTGCGGATTGACGTAGGCGCCGGCGTTCTTGCCGCCGTAGGACTCGAACAGGCAGAAGCCGTTCTCGCCGTCCGGGTGCGCGACCGCGTGCACGGTCCACCGCTTGGCGCGGAACTCGCCGCTCGCCACGAGCGTCGTCGCGGCGAGGTTCGTCCGGAACTCGCGGCACTTCTCCTCGTACTCGTGCTGGGCGTGCATCCGCGCGACGTGCTCCACCTCGCCGGAGGGGCCGTAGCCGGACGCGGCGAGGCACTCGTCGTAGATGCCGGGGAACGCCACCAGCTTCGGGTCCGCGTCGCTGTAGCTGGAGCCCGAGTACAGGACCCACAGGCCCTCCTTCGGCACGCGGTACCCGCGCGCGGTCATGCACGCGCCGACCGCGAGCTGCGCGTCCTTGTCCTCGCGCAGGTCGAAGAACGGCTTCAGCGCCGGGGTGGCGGCCGGGCGCAGCCGCGCCCCCTCGTCGCGCTGGGCCGCGACCGCCACCCCGCCCGCCAGCGTCACGACCGCCGCGGCGGCCGCGAGCACGCGTTCGGTACGCCGGCGCGCCAGCCGCCGCGCGAGCCCCCCGTACGGCGGCGCGGTCACCGTCGCCGTCTCGTCCGCCACCGCCGCGCGCAGGGCGCGTTCGAACTCACTCATCGAGGTCTCCTCCGGCCGCGGCGGCGGCGCTGCGCGCCCGCGCCAGGCGGCTCTTGACGGTGCCGACGGGGACGCCGAGCTCGGCGGCCACCTGGTCGACGGGCAGGCCCAGGGCGTGGTGCAGGACGAGCACCTCGCGCTGCCGCGGCGGCAGCGTCGCGAGGACGCGTTCGACGTCGACGCGGTGGCCGTCGGGTGCCGGGACGTCCGGCGGCGCGCCGAGGCGGACCAGCGCCCGCGCCCGGGCGCGGGCCGAGTGCCACCGCGACCGGGCCAGCCGGAACGCCACCATCCGCACCCACGCCTCCGGGTCGTCGTAGCGCGACACGCGCGACCACCGCGGGATCAGCCGCAGGAACGCCTCCTGCACGACCTCCTCCGCGTCCGCGCGGCTGCCCGACGCGAGCGTGAGGACGCCGACCAGCCGCGGGTACGCCGCTTCGTAGAACGCCGCGACCGTGTCGTCGGCGGCGGCCACTCCGGCCGGCAGGCTGGTGCTCGTCACGGCGGTAACACCGGTGGGCGGCGCGTCGGGTTCCATCCCGGCCATGGTGGAGGATCGCGCGGTGCTCGACGACGACGCCGACCTCGCCCGGCTGCGCGACGCGCTGGCTGCCGCCGGCTACCGCTACGACGCGGTCGCGGCGTTGCTCGGTCCGGTCGCCTCGGCCGCGCTCGGCCGCGCCGAGCTGGTGCCGGCGCTGCGCGCGACGACCGGCGGGACGCCGGTGGAGAC contains:
- a CDS encoding HhH-GPD-type base excision DNA repair protein, producing MPTKTLCLSQDAAADALLTRDPLALLIGMVLDQQIPLEKAFSSPYVLTQRLGHDLDAREIAAYEPDALAALFATPPALHRFPGSMAGRVQELCRVLVETYDGDAAAVWATGDAKELLRRIKGLPGFGEQKAKIFMALLGKQLGVRPRGWREVCAPYGDAGSKMSVADITGPKTLLEVRAYKQRMKAAAKAGATA
- a CDS encoding SigE family RNA polymerase sigma factor, yielding MEPDAPPTGVTAVTSTSLPAGVAAADDTVAAFYEAAYPRLVGVLTLASGSRADAEEVVQEAFLRLIPRWSRVSRYDDPEAWVRMVAFRLARSRWHSARARARALVRLGAPPDVPAPDGHRVDVERVLATLPPRQREVLVLHHALGLPVDQVAAELGVPVGTVKSRLARARSAAAAAGGDLDE